A window of Bradyrhizobium sp. AZCC 1610 contains these coding sequences:
- a CDS encoding carboxymuconolactone decarboxylase family protein, with the protein MTARLEPATAPYPDKVQAAFDRMPRSWMPPFRLFTTLARHPELFERFIRGAPSYLPGTKLSTRQREILLHRVTARCGCEYEWGMRVHYFAGEAGLTAAQVSATVHGDADSACWEANDALLIRLADELHDTCDISDELWPALRAAFEDEAILELLLLAGYYRTVGYLANGLRLPPEPDVSRPFPAA; encoded by the coding sequence ATGACCGCACGACTGGAGCCGGCCACAGCGCCCTATCCCGACAAAGTTCAGGCCGCCTTCGATCGCATGCCGCGATCCTGGATGCCGCCCTTTCGCCTGTTCACCACGCTCGCGCGCCATCCCGAGCTGTTCGAGCGCTTCATTCGCGGCGCACCGAGCTATCTCCCGGGAACCAAGCTCAGCACAAGGCAGCGCGAGATCCTGCTGCATCGCGTCACCGCGCGCTGCGGCTGCGAGTATGAGTGGGGCATGCGCGTGCACTACTTTGCCGGCGAGGCGGGACTGACCGCGGCGCAGGTCAGCGCCACGGTGCATGGCGACGCCGACAGCGCCTGCTGGGAAGCCAACGACGCGCTTCTGATCCGCCTCGCTGACGAGCTGCACGACACCTGCGACATCAGCGACGAACTGTGGCCGGCCTTGCGGGCGGCATTCGAGGATGAAGCCATCCTCGAGCTGCTGCTGCTCGCCGGCTACTACCGGACGGTCGGCTATCTCGCCAACGGCCTGCGCCTGCCGCCCGAACCCGACGTCAGCCGGCCGTTTCCGGCGGCCTGA
- a CDS encoding LysR family transcriptional regulator: protein MNLNSLDLNLLVALDALLREVNVSRAAMRIGLSQPAASHALQRLRDLIGDPLLVRTGARMELTPRAQALRAPLAQALDQVRSLFIADEFDAARSERQFRLMMPDLAVELLMPPLMEKITKQAPNVRIDVVPWRGPAIFTPEFARTIDLVISIGNAFTGFHRQRLYTDSDALAVRRGHPIGARLKRPDVFLDARHVAVVIRGQSEDLIDMWLRPKGIERRIALVVPGYIEALHVTARTDLVAFVPRRLIAALSKQLSLTTIAPPLDPGIDEQFMFYPTRAQMDPGSIWLRNIMLGIGREMERATRKAA, encoded by the coding sequence ATGAATTTGAATTCGCTTGACCTCAATTTGCTGGTGGCGCTCGACGCCTTGCTCAGGGAAGTCAATGTCAGCCGCGCCGCGATGCGGATCGGGCTGTCGCAGCCGGCCGCCAGCCATGCGCTGCAGCGGCTGCGCGACCTGATCGGCGACCCGTTGCTGGTGCGGACCGGGGCGCGTATGGAGCTGACGCCGCGGGCGCAGGCGCTGCGCGCGCCCCTGGCGCAGGCGCTCGATCAGGTGCGCTCCCTGTTCATCGCCGATGAGTTCGACGCCGCGAGGAGTGAGCGTCAGTTCCGCCTGATGATGCCCGACCTTGCGGTCGAGCTTCTAATGCCGCCGCTGATGGAGAAGATCACCAAACAAGCGCCGAACGTCCGGATCGACGTGGTGCCGTGGCGCGGGCCGGCAATTTTCACGCCGGAATTCGCCCGCACCATCGATCTGGTGATCTCGATCGGCAACGCCTTCACCGGATTTCACCGGCAACGGCTTTACACTGACAGCGACGCGCTCGCGGTGCGGCGTGGCCACCCTATCGGTGCGCGGCTGAAGCGGCCTGACGTGTTTCTCGATGCGCGCCACGTCGCGGTCGTGATTCGCGGCCAGAGCGAGGACCTGATCGACATGTGGTTGCGCCCCAAGGGCATCGAGCGGCGGATCGCGCTGGTCGTGCCCGGCTATATCGAGGCGCTGCACGTTACCGCGCGCACCGATCTCGTCGCCTTCGTGCCGCGCCGCCTGATCGCCGCGCTGTCGAAGCAATTGTCGCTGACAACGATCGCGCCACCGCTCGATCCTGGAATCGACGAGCAGTTCATGTTCTACCCAACCCGCGCCCAGATGGACCCCGGCTCGATCTGGCTGCGCAACATCATGCTTGGCATCGGCCGCGAGATGGAGCGCGCCACGAGGAAGGCTGCGTAG
- a CDS encoding glutathione S-transferase family protein: protein MFKLYYAPGTCALASHIALEEAGASYAAERLDFKNSQQTTPQYLAINPKGRVPALVTDRGTLTETPAVLAYIAQSFPQARLVPDDPFAFAQAQAFNSYLCSTVHVSHAHKMRGYRWAVEESSFADMKRKVPETMAAGFALIERDMLKGPWVMGEQYTICDPYLFTIGLWLEADGVDVTTLPKVAAHRKRMSERPAVQKVLAEERA from the coding sequence ATGTTCAAGCTCTATTACGCCCCCGGCACCTGTGCGCTGGCTTCGCATATCGCTCTGGAGGAGGCCGGCGCCTCCTATGCGGCGGAGCGCCTCGACTTCAAGAACAGCCAGCAGACCACCCCGCAATATCTTGCCATCAACCCGAAGGGGCGGGTGCCGGCACTGGTGACAGACCGTGGCACCTTGACCGAAACGCCGGCAGTCCTCGCCTACATTGCGCAGAGCTTTCCGCAAGCCAGGCTGGTGCCCGATGATCCCTTCGCGTTCGCGCAGGCGCAGGCCTTCAACAGCTATCTCTGTTCCACGGTGCATGTGTCGCATGCCCACAAGATGCGCGGCTATCGCTGGGCTGTCGAGGAGTCCTCGTTCGCCGACATGAAGCGCAAGGTGCCGGAAACCATGGCCGCAGGGTTCGCGCTGATCGAGCGCGACATGCTGAAGGGGCCGTGGGTGATGGGCGAGCAGTACACGATCTGCGACCCCTATCTGTTCACGATCGGGCTTTGGCTTGAAGCCGATGGCGTCGATGTTACGACGCTGCCCAAGGTGGCGGCTCACCGAAAGCGGATGTCGGAGCGGCCGGCAGTGCAGAAGGTGCTCGCCGAGGAGAGAGCTTAA
- a CDS encoding nuclear transport factor 2 family protein → MQLAPRDHQSAETMNELRALNARFIHNFVTNDVASHDAILHPAFITILSTGQRWDRATYLKYWATAFDPKVIVYWDVRDELITVIGDVALVRSTNKHTRRRGGNEVTGMTMYTDTYLFENGAWKCIQAQLTAVAPEHCPADDTIVSVYIEGKLQPRAA, encoded by the coding sequence ATGCAACTTGCTCCGCGCGATCATCAATCGGCCGAGACGATGAACGAACTGCGTGCGCTGAACGCCCGCTTCATCCATAATTTCGTGACCAACGACGTGGCTTCGCACGACGCGATACTTCATCCAGCCTTCATTACCATCTTGTCCACGGGCCAGCGATGGGATCGTGCGACCTATCTAAAGTATTGGGCGACGGCGTTCGATCCGAAGGTCATCGTCTACTGGGACGTCCGTGATGAACTCATTACCGTTATCGGCGACGTTGCGCTGGTGCGTTCCACCAACAAGCACACGCGCCGCCGAGGTGGAAATGAAGTAACTGGCATGACCATGTACACCGATACATATCTGTTCGAGAACGGCGCGTGGAAGTGCATCCAGGCCCAGCTCACGGCGGTCGCTCCCGAGCATTGTCCCGCCGATGACACGATCGTCAGCGTCTATATCGAGGGAAAGCTTCAGCCGCGCGCGGCGTGA
- a CDS encoding helix-turn-helix domain-containing protein: MDAPNQNAQIVPAGHFSSLLKHWRNVRRLTQIELAADANVSARHLCFLETGRSQPSREMVQLLGSALDLPLEERNALHVAAGFVPPYGDKGLAAENLQPVRQALDFILRQQEPYPGIVIDGRWDVRMRNQGSARLLKPFRDAYAMEAGLADNAMHVVFHPNGLRQFMVNWDEFAGQMIQILHRDVAQGSRAAAQLLDEIMAYPGLSAEWRLPRQSSASAPVMTMHLAKGDFRLAFFSTFTTLAMPMDAALQQIKIECFFPADDAAAEKARQLAL; this comes from the coding sequence ATGGATGCGCCAAACCAGAATGCGCAAATTGTTCCGGCCGGGCATTTCAGCAGCCTGCTGAAGCACTGGAGAAACGTGCGCCGCCTTACCCAGATCGAACTGGCGGCCGATGCAAATGTCTCCGCCAGACATTTGTGCTTTCTGGAAACCGGGCGGTCGCAACCGAGCCGCGAGATGGTGCAGTTGCTCGGCAGCGCGCTCGATCTGCCGCTCGAGGAGAGGAACGCGCTGCATGTCGCGGCGGGTTTCGTGCCGCCCTATGGCGACAAGGGACTGGCCGCCGAAAATCTGCAGCCGGTCCGGCAGGCTTTGGATTTCATTCTGCGGCAGCAGGAGCCGTATCCGGGGATCGTCATCGACGGCCGTTGGGACGTTCGCATGCGCAACCAGGGGTCAGCGCGCCTGCTGAAACCTTTTCGCGATGCATACGCGATGGAGGCCGGACTTGCGGACAACGCCATGCACGTCGTCTTTCACCCCAACGGGCTGCGGCAGTTCATGGTGAACTGGGATGAGTTCGCCGGCCAGATGATCCAGATCCTTCATCGCGACGTCGCGCAAGGCAGCCGGGCTGCGGCGCAGCTGCTCGACGAAATCATGGCCTATCCCGGGTTGTCGGCCGAATGGAGGCTCCCCCGCCAGTCGTCGGCGTCGGCTCCGGTCATGACGATGCACCTTGCCAAGGGTGACTTTCGTCTCGCCTTCTTCTCCACCTTTACGACTCTGGCGATGCCGATGGACGCAGCGCTGCAACAGATCAAGATCGAATGTTTCTTTCCGGCGGATGACGCGGCCGCCGAGAAGGCGCGACAACTCGCACTTTGA
- a CDS encoding nuclear transport factor 2 family protein: MDDNTITKVVTQYMAAWNEPDDTARRALLEQCWSDGGVYLDPNVSLAGRDALATQIGKVMAGRPAARLEFMSGIDVHHNVVRFLWRLVRADGTCGDTSIDFGEIGADGRLVRIVGFFGPAPPLP, translated from the coding sequence ATGGACGACAACACAATCACGAAGGTCGTGACGCAGTATATGGCGGCCTGGAACGAGCCGGACGATACGGCCAGACGCGCCTTGCTCGAGCAATGCTGGAGCGACGGCGGCGTCTATCTCGATCCGAACGTCTCCCTGGCCGGGCGTGACGCACTGGCGACGCAGATCGGCAAGGTGATGGCCGGGCGACCCGCGGCGCGGCTCGAATTCATGAGCGGTATCGACGTGCACCACAACGTAGTCCGCTTTCTCTGGCGCCTGGTGCGTGCGGACGGAACCTGCGGCGATACGTCGATCGATTTCGGCGAGATCGGCGCCGACGGCCGGCTGGTCAGGATCGTGGGATTCTTTGGCCCGGCCCCTCCGCTCCCGTGA
- a CDS encoding flavin-dependent oxidoreductase, with protein sequence MTVLIAGGGIGGLTLALSLHQIGIPARVFESVPELRPLGVGINVLPHAVRELIELGLYDQLDAAAVRTKELAYFSKHGKPIWSEPRGIEAGYKWPQFSIHRGALQQILLDAAIERLGKENILTSHHLSGWTETENGVRAEFIDKATGQSNGAHEGALLIAADGIHSAVREKLYPGEGAPIWNGRILWRGITDSDAFLSGRTMIMAGHEILKFVCYPISKQADSAGKFKINWVAERHMPPTYQWRREDYNRAARLEEFLPWFKDWKFDWLDVPGLIENCPHAYEYPLVDRDPVAQWTFGRVTLMGDAAHPMYPVGSNGASQAILDARVITREILAHGATNAALVAYEAERRPATTDLVMLNRRNGPEQVMQMVEERAPDGYNVVTDVLSLQELEDIAANYKRVAGFQVEGLNAKPPIVQITREAPRVAS encoded by the coding sequence ATGACTGTTCTCATCGCGGGCGGCGGCATCGGCGGGCTGACGCTGGCGCTCAGCCTGCACCAGATCGGCATTCCCGCCAGGGTTTTTGAAAGCGTGCCCGAGCTGCGGCCGCTCGGCGTCGGCATCAACGTGCTGCCGCATGCGGTACGCGAGCTGATCGAGCTCGGCCTGTACGACCAGCTCGACGCAGCCGCTGTCCGCACCAAGGAGCTCGCGTATTTCTCCAAGCACGGCAAGCCGATCTGGAGCGAGCCGCGCGGCATCGAGGCCGGTTATAAATGGCCGCAATTCTCGATCCATCGCGGCGCGCTGCAGCAGATCCTGCTCGATGCCGCGATCGAGCGGCTGGGAAAAGAGAATATTCTCACCAGCCATCACCTCTCCGGCTGGACCGAGACGGAAAACGGCGTGCGCGCCGAGTTCATCGACAAGGCAACCGGCCAATCGAATGGCGCTCACGAGGGCGCGCTGTTGATCGCCGCCGACGGCATCCATTCGGCGGTCCGCGAAAAGCTCTATCCCGGCGAGGGCGCGCCGATCTGGAACGGGCGCATCCTGTGGCGCGGCATCACCGACAGCGACGCCTTCCTGTCCGGCCGCACCATGATCATGGCCGGCCACGAGATCCTGAAATTCGTCTGCTATCCAATTTCAAAGCAGGCGGATAGCGCCGGCAAATTCAAGATCAACTGGGTGGCCGAGCGGCACATGCCGCCGACCTATCAGTGGCGGCGCGAGGACTATAACCGGGCTGCAAGGCTCGAAGAGTTTCTGCCCTGGTTCAAAGACTGGAAATTCGATTGGCTCGATGTGCCCGGCCTGATCGAGAATTGCCCGCACGCTTATGAGTATCCGCTCGTCGATCGCGATCCCGTTGCGCAATGGACGTTCGGCCGCGTCACGCTGATGGGCGACGCCGCCCACCCAATGTACCCGGTCGGCTCCAACGGCGCGTCGCAGGCGATTTTGGACGCGCGCGTCATCACCCGCGAAATCCTGGCGCACGGCGCGACCAACGCCGCGTTAGTCGCATATGAAGCCGAGCGCCGGCCCGCTACCACCGACCTAGTGATGCTCAACCGCCGCAATGGTCCCGAGCAGGTGATGCAGATGGTCGAAGAGCGCGCGCCCGACGGCTACAACGTCGTCACCGATGTGCTCTCGCTGCAGGAGCTGGAAGACATCGCCGCCAACTACAAGCGCGTCGCCGGCTTCCAGGTCGAGGGCCTCAACGCCAAGCCGCCGATCGTCCAGATCACGCGGGAAGCACCGCGGGTCGCGAGCTAG
- a CDS encoding PaaI family thioesterase, producing the protein MIRTALDNIPTPPSSRLLGWHVLDARPKDGWIRIGFDGKRDFCNPAGFVQGGILSAMLDDTMGPAVFTMTDGKLYMATITMTVNFLAPAKPGPITGEARVTQLGKTVAFVEGRLTAEDGTLLATATTSARLVETAKAIAPSASSRPAVLPA; encoded by the coding sequence ATGATCCGCACCGCTCTCGACAATATCCCCACGCCGCCGTCTTCCAGACTGCTCGGCTGGCACGTGCTCGACGCGCGGCCGAAGGATGGCTGGATCCGCATCGGCTTCGACGGCAAACGGGATTTCTGCAACCCGGCCGGCTTCGTGCAGGGCGGCATTCTCTCGGCGATGCTCGACGACACCATGGGGCCGGCGGTGTTCACCATGACCGACGGAAAACTCTATATGGCAACCATCACCATGACCGTGAATTTTCTGGCGCCGGCCAAGCCGGGGCCGATCACTGGCGAGGCCAGAGTCACCCAGCTCGGCAAGACCGTCGCTTTTGTCGAGGGGCGGCTGACGGCCGAAGATGGCACACTGCTGGCGACCGCCACGACCAGCGCGCGGCTGGTCGAGACCGCGAAGGCCATCGCCCCTTCGGCTAGCTCGCGACCCGCGGTGCTTCCCGCGTGA
- a CDS encoding A/G-specific adenine glycosylase, with translation MSPAAAKIKRREAPVVAASRPTLLLDWYDRHRRRLPWRPPAGERADPYRVWLSEIMLQQTGVKTVGPYFEKFLARWPDVAALGRASQDDVLRMWAGLGYYSRARNLHACAVAVLRDHGGVFPDTEEGLRKLPGIGPYTAAAIGAIAFDVRTMPVDGNIERVLSRLFAVEEPLPQAKPLIQELASTLLGPSRAGDEKSRAGDERSRAGDSAQALMDLGSSICTPKKPACALCPLNDDCAARLRGDQETFPRKAPKKAGTLRRGAAFIVIRGDELLVRTRAEKGLLGGMTEVPGSEWLAGQDDKAALKQAPAFKDAVRWHRKAGVVTHVFTHFPLELVVYTAKVAARTRAPNGMRWVPIATLADEALPNVMRKAIAHGLGD, from the coding sequence ATGAGTCCTGCGGCTGCCAAAATCAAACGACGAGAAGCCCCCGTTGTGGCGGCCTCCCGTCCCACGCTGCTGCTCGACTGGTACGACCGCCATCGCCGCCGGCTGCCGTGGCGGCCGCCGGCGGGCGAGCGGGCTGATCCGTACCGGGTCTGGCTCTCAGAGATCATGCTGCAGCAGACCGGCGTCAAAACGGTCGGGCCGTATTTCGAGAAGTTTTTGGCGCGCTGGCCGGATGTCGCCGCGCTCGGCCGCGCCTCGCAGGACGACGTGCTGCGGATGTGGGCGGGGCTCGGCTATTATTCGCGCGCGCGCAATCTCCATGCCTGTGCGGTCGCCGTGCTGCGTGACCATGGCGGGGTGTTTCCCGATACCGAGGAAGGCCTGCGCAAATTGCCGGGGATCGGGCCGTACACGGCGGCCGCGATTGGCGCGATTGCCTTCGACGTCAGGACCATGCCGGTTGACGGCAATATCGAGCGCGTGTTGTCGCGGCTGTTTGCAGTGGAAGAACCGCTGCCGCAGGCCAAGCCGCTCATACAGGAATTGGCGTCGACATTGCTCGGCCCCTCTCGCGCCGGCGACGAGAAGTCTCGCGCTGGCGACGAGAGGTCTCGCGCCGGCGACAGCGCGCAAGCATTGATGGACCTCGGCTCCTCGATCTGCACGCCGAAGAAGCCGGCCTGTGCATTATGCCCGTTGAATGATGATTGTGCCGCCCGCCTGCGCGGCGATCAGGAAACCTTCCCGCGCAAGGCGCCGAAGAAAGCGGGTACGCTGCGCCGCGGCGCCGCCTTCATCGTCATACGCGGCGATGAACTCCTGGTTCGTACCCGGGCGGAAAAAGGCCTGCTCGGCGGCATGACCGAAGTGCCGGGCTCGGAATGGCTGGCCGGACAGGACGACAAGGCGGCGCTGAAGCAGGCGCCCGCATTCAAGGATGCGGTGCGCTGGCATCGCAAGGCGGGCGTCGTGACCCACGTGTTCACGCATTTTCCGCTCGAACTCGTGGTCTACACCGCCAAGGTGGCCGCGCGTACGCGGGCGCCGAACGGCATGCGTTGGGTGCCGATCGCAACGCTTGCCGATGAGGCACTGCCCAATGTGATGCGCAAGGCAATCGCGCACGGGCTGGGGGATTGA
- a CDS encoding DUF721 domain-containing protein, with product MAKPGSISAKPLSVLLGDVFSDAYAKQGFAARELVTRWADIAGAEIAAHSEPLKMQWPRPVEGQPQEPATLILRVEGPAALEIQHSSDVILQRVNRFFGWSAVGRLALRQAPLSRRKGPARSREPDPKSVAKVAETLSAVEDEELRAALARLGAAIKRN from the coding sequence ATGGCAAAACCCGGCTCGATCTCGGCAAAACCCCTTTCCGTCCTGCTCGGCGACGTGTTTTCGGACGCCTACGCCAAGCAGGGATTTGCCGCGCGCGAACTGGTGACGCGCTGGGCCGACATTGCCGGCGCCGAAATTGCCGCCCATTCCGAGCCGCTGAAGATGCAATGGCCGCGACCGGTGGAGGGGCAGCCGCAGGAACCGGCCACGCTGATATTGCGGGTGGAGGGCCCTGCGGCGCTGGAGATCCAGCATTCCTCCGACGTGATCCTGCAACGGGTCAACCGCTTCTTCGGCTGGAGCGCGGTCGGCCGGCTGGCGCTGCGGCAGGCGCCGCTCTCGCGCCGGAAAGGCCCGGCGCGCAGCCGCGAGCCGGACCCGAAATCGGTGGCAAAGGTCGCCGAAACCCTGTCGGCGGTAGAGGACGAGGAACTGCGCGCCGCATTGGCGCGGCTTGGCGCCGCGATCAAGCGAAATTGA